The following is a genomic window from Solanum lycopersicum chromosome 6, SLM_r2.1.
AAAGTATCTTGGGTGAAGATCCTCATCGCTTTGCatttaattaaaagaagaaaaaaaaggtccTCATCTCTTTCAAACTTGATTTGTCCATCCCCCCTCTCTTTTCCTTTATACAATGTTCCCTTGGAAGGCATCTCTAACTTTTTAAGCCTTTTTGATAccataatctatatatatataaaagtatgaTGGTGATATTATTCTCATATTctgtcatatttatatatatatatatatatatatatatatatatatatatatatatatatatatatatatatatatatatatatatatatatatatatatcatgatgGGCAAGTAAGGGGTCATTTTATCACCTCTTATGAAGATTGTAATTGCTagctaaactatttgaaaaattatgtctcttttgttctttttctccaaTCTTGCTCTTTatgttggggggggggggggggggggaatctTACCTCTTGATCATAACTTATAGTAAGTTTTCCTTGGGACCTAAACAAGATGGCACATAATGATTTTTTTCGTCTTTCCTCCTCCTCATCATTACTACACTTTCGTTTTGTGGtcttcttgtgatattattagGGATAAAGATTGAGGATACATATTCAATTTGGGTGTGGTTACATGTTTAATTGGTAGCAAAAGGTTAATTAGCGGTCTAATAGAAATTTCTGTTTATTCAAAAGAGATCATTAAATCTTGATCTAAAAAGGTTTATgaaattactaaataaaaagaagatcATCTACGAGACATGTTTTGTCACAAAAAGGAAAAGGGATGGTTACAccatgtatttttttctttgggaCTATTTAGTGGTGATTTTGAGAATTTGAGTTGCTCGAGATTGAGTATTCAATACATATTTCACTTATAGTCACTATATCTTCAGGTATATTTAAgctataattaaatttttcagtatattataatgtatattCATCACATAGTTCATGTATACTTTTGACTTTTGACAAAcattatgaatattatatattcaATGTACTACTTACTATAacttttgactattttttatgtaattaaaaaCATGACTATGTTGATTACTATAAACTAATTGCTTTATTTTATATACTAAAAATTACCTTAAAAGGTAAAAACCAACAAAAATTATGCTATTTGGTTCCGAAAAAGTTCGCCCCCTCGCGAATTTGTTCACAATTTGGTTCAGTCAGTTGGAGCTGGTCCATTTGGTTATTCATTCGATAGGCCCAAGCCCAAGAAGAAGTACATGTTATAATAATTGAGAGTTTCAGAAATAGCATAGATTATAAGACATACTAAAGCTCTATAAGTAAAGTAATAGTTATAGTTTTGTTTGCTATGGAGGTTGCGTTTTGTATATTTTACATGCTTGTTTGTATATTTCACTTTGTAagtatacaaatacaaaaagtATATTCAAATGGAGGCTGCAACTTGTATATTACGCATGCGAATGTAAAAATAGAGTAAGTATATGCgaattatgtatttatacatttaGAATTTTTTCAAAACTCTGTTGGTATATTTCACTTGCGAATATACAAACAGGGtagtttcataaaaaaatttcattacaaACAGGgtagtttaataaaaaaaattcataaatcgTATACAAATACCCTAGAATAAGCATATATAAGTTCTGAACTTATACACTACGAAATCGAATTAAATAGCAAAATTTTGCAAAACTGTAACCACAAGTTAAAAATAATCGAAACTCAGCTCTATTACATAAATACTCTAAATATTTGTcatttcacttaattttttCTCATTATAGATTTTGGGAGCTGACATAAATCGCACTAGCTAaagaactaattatttatatacgCTCTAGTTTGAAATATTACTTATCTTGCCATATTTTGGTGCTTCAGATACACCTAGATACATGGATTCGGATACATGAGATCAAATTTAGGTGTAATTTATTCTAGATACATTGTATCCAAGTGTATTCACATAAATCTGGGACATATAACAAATCCTGCTCGCCTCCCTCGCTCCTCTCCCGTTTACTTGGTGTTCTAGATACACACAAATCACTTCAGATACAtacagatacatgtatctactGTAATTCTCATGTATCTGAGATATATACTAATCTTGCTCGCCTCCTTCTCAATCTCCCTAGTCACTTTCCCTATTTTCGTGTATCTAGTAACAATTTATAGCCAGAGtgtcatacagttggtgaaaaatccagtctatcattcgaagacaaagcacatcagaaggcgatatcATTTCACTCACAGAGCAGTGGAGGATgttgatatgtgcttggagaagatagagggtgcaaagaacccggcagacatgttgacgaaatgtgttgatgttgggaaactgaggttatgtaaaacctcggttggtcttctgtagttgttgctacagatgttgcggtgcgataaagatattgatgatgaagaaattttttttgagaatgtattttttggatgaccgAGTCAGTCTctaagtgggagaattgttaggtagtggagcctgattaatatatataactgtttaggctttcctatttattctctatttattctctgtaacaaaaaatactctgatttattaatataaatatatctcacagccgtggaagtttacttacAACTATTGCTTGGTGAAAATCCTGATTCCGTCGGTGGTTTACCAAAGAAAAGACGATAACTAATTATGACAATTATTTGATAGTGCTAATGAGAGTTTGTCACACATACAAAAATAACATGGTATTGAAATGCAGAATACATATGAACCTCATTTATTGAACTAGTACTAGTAGTTGTGATAATTAAGTAAACCATCAGAGCTTGTTGAGGATTATCTGAGCACCATACTGAGGCTTCATAACGAGTATTGCCTGAGGGGCATGAACATAGGAAGGAGAGAGCTTGAACCAAAACCTCTGCAGAATTTGAGATAAAACGAGCTTTGCTTCTGCCATTCCAAAGTTATTACCAATGCACATTCGAGGACCCCAACCGAAGGGGAAATACAATGGCTCTTTTGCAGCTTTGGATACCCCTTCTGAGAACCTATTTGGATTGAAAATCAGTGCATCGTCTCCCCATACTTGGGGGTCGCGATGTGCTATGTATATAGGCACAAAAATTTGTACTCCTGCAGGAATTGTCATTTCTCCCAATTTAGTGTCCTTTGAGGTGCTTCGCATAAGGGTGAGTGCTGGGTATAATCTCAACACCTCTTGGAAGATCATGTTCATCtagtaaataatttattagcaacaaaaatattaatgacaTGTTTACAGTATCACAAAGAAGATGGAGTTTGGAGGCAGAGCTtactatttttaattgattcaaGTCCTCAAACTTTGGTTTGTTTTTTCCAAGTACTTGAAATACTTCATTTCTAGCTTTGTCTTGCCACTCAGGATGCATACTCAAGGCTACCAATGTCCAGGAGAGCAAAGCTGTGGTTGTATCTTGTCCTGCAAGATAGAATTCCTTACATTCTTCAATTATTTCAGTGGTTGACAGTCCTCCTTTTAAGAGTAATCCTAATATATCATCACTTTCTGAGACTCCTCTTCGCATAGCGTCTTCTTTCTTCTCTATGATTCCTTTGATCAATGATAACACTTTTTTGTAGATGTATCTTGCTCTTCTGTTTGATTCTGTTGGAAAGAATCTGGGGGTTCGTATAGGTAGTTAGAATCACATAGCGCAATGGatagtgtgtgtatatatacacttaCTACTCACTCACCTTAGTAAGGGAAAGAAGAGAGTAAATGGAGAAGCCAAAATAAGATCGCACTGCTCTTTCTGAAGTATGAAAATAGTCCTTCCTTCTTCAATATTGCTACCAAAAGCAGCTCTCGATATAACATCTCCACCTACATTTAGAAATTCATCTGCTACATCCAATTCACAACTTCCAGTTTTGCTAACCAAGTCCTCCCATCTATTTATCATTTCATCACAACACTCGCAAAATGCTGGGTACAACCTCTGTCagtcacacacacacaaaaaaagaactcgtaaataaataaataaatagaaagttcaaattaagtataattaataccttAATCTTCTCTATATGAAAAGCCGGGTTTAGTATCTTTCTATGGTGATCCCATTTTTGACCATTGTAACTAGCAAGTCCAGTAACAAACATATCAATGAAGGCATTGGCTTGAGgcttttgaaattcattatgTCTGTTCACCACTTCTTTTATTAGCTTTGGATCTGTTACTGTAATCCGAGGGGTTGGTCCAGCCCACATCACAAATAATCTCTCTGCAACCATCACAATTAgtacaaacaaaaatatatatatttatacatgaaTGTTAAAGAACTACTCTTAACTTACCGTAAGTTTTAGAAAGATGAAGAATAAAAGGATTCACCCAAGGAACAATATCGTGATTTACTAATGGTTTTTTCTTTGCTTCTCTAGACATTCTCGTCATCTCTTTCAGATTTCCAAACAGAAATTGGTACGGCTGACCATGAATACCTTCCTTCTTCAGCTTCTTTTCGATCATCTTTGGCCACCACCATAATGTATAAAACGATTTTACAAAAAATAGGGCTATCAAAATGCCAATCGTTGCACCAATTACTGTAACAATTGCCATTTGATAGATAATTTTATGAACTAATTATCAGTAGTGAGACTACTGGGAGAGGATACATGTATTTATTGGAACTTGAGAAAAAGGATTTTATTCAGAAcacatttaaaaatttacagGCACATGTTGTGTACTGAAACTAAGCTGACATTTATTAAGTGGGATTAGGAACCCAAGTAATAGAGGGAAAAGAGTTGGACCAATTATTACTATTGGTTTTCGGTTTTAAATACGTTatattaataatcaaattttaaaagtgaTAGGCACATTCCGTTTGATTTTTGATattaaccaataaaaaaaaattatgacataaatatatatttcttcaataatttaacacgataaaataataatttaattttataaaataaaaacaataataactaaCATTAAATAAGCCTGCCACTGATAGTATCAGTTGTAGGTCTTTTTGACTTGCCATTTGTATGTAGGCCGATGTTGTACTTGTTCATTTCCTCACTTTCTCTCTtccaattttgattttttctttttttacttgtATTTACTATTTTGCTTCTAACtcttattgttattttgttttgataaaaatctttaaaattcaccctcaaaatttttatatatttgaggggaaattaaagttatatgttataaaatataaatttaattttcttggatgaattcaaaaaaattgaatatagtaaaattaaaaaaaaaaattgaactcttATAGGGCATTAGGGCAAACTGAATAAAAGCGAGAGTGAGCGAGCGAGAATTTTATTCAGGACTAATATATACATTACTAATGCACCCTAAATTAGGGCAAACTGAATTTGAATTCAAACCTTTGATCCGCAAAACTGATTCAAACAACTTAGACAACTTACAATGGATGCAAAGGATTCGAAGGCCAAGACAACTAGACAAGCAACACGGGAGTAAAGCTGTTGGTAAATTTTTGAGTAAAGCCTAAAAGAGACGAGACATAGCTTGAGACTCTTCTGGGTTTGGGTTTGGGCTATTTGGAAAAGCCTTTGGAAAAAGGTGGGTTGTGGGTCGACTAGGTCTTTGGAATGAAATTGGGctgaaaacaaaagaaaataaggaaaattacgcggttaagcaaatttatactacttaattaatcattataactatagtttgttataattaccactcatgactaacattatacattaattatgtgggctcactttgaatttgtataactaactacatttgtatatgtatagtttgacagaatatacaaatacgtatgtataatatacaattattcaattgatatacatatatatttcacCTCTCTCACAATCTCTGaactctctcgctcgcctctctcctccctctctcaatctcgctcgctctcctctctctctctctcaatctctcttgtttctctcctctctctcccaatctcacttgtttttttatacaaatgcatatttataatatataattatctaaccaatatacatatacaattcacctctctcccactctctacTCTCCCAAtatcgcttgcctctctcctccctctcccaatctcgctcgcctctctctctcacaatctctcttgccatatatacaaatacatatgtataatatacaattaccTAACCAATACACATACACAATTCACATCTCTACGAATTTTGCCCTCTCTCATATCGCTCTTCTCTCTCAcaatctcgctcgtctctctcctccatattacatgtagctacgaattgccattatcaaactataactatggaCAGTAACTAGGCTATTTTTAGTGGCTGTATGCGAAGGTTCTCCAAGAAAATAAGGGGATTGATGGGACCGGCCGAATCTCAGTCTCAAAACTAAATGAAGGTAAGAGGTAAAAATGGGTTACATTGGTAATGAGAAATGGCCGATTGAACCAAGGATgagtaactttcacatatagcaaccgtaaaaatcatatttgtattctgtagctatagtttgtataattgcattccatatcaaacataatatgtatatttcgctatacatatatataaaaaaaacaattgtacAATATgctatgtatacatatataaaaaatcaattgtataatttgcttttGTATAacgcgagaaagagagaaaaacaaaagaaaactggTCAGGGAAAGATCGTATATGTATAATCATAAGACGAcaatatatgcatttgtatttgtatataaaattttgtctcgctttatacaaacacaaacataatgtatatatgtatatatatgcttttctttcactttatcCAAACACAacgcattttatacatttttatttttgtgtaaagtgagagaggcgagcgagcgAGCGAAATTTGAGAGAGTTGCGAGTGAGATATGAGagaggagaaagaagaaaataaaaatatatgtatatatataattttctctcgttttatacgaACACAAACTTGaggtacaattaaatcaaacaatggttataatatttaatttgaattaatagtttgctaGTATATACCATTTTAATAACATAGCCAATGAAGTTTATAAAGTAGCCATATTGAATTAATTGCTGTATTTgaccaaaatttaaataagaaaatttatat
Proteins encoded in this region:
- the LOC138349000 gene encoding cytochrome P450 CYP72A616-like, whose product is MAIVTVIGATIGILIALFFVKSFYTLWWWPKMIEKKLKKEGIHGQPYQFLFGNLKEMTRMSREAKKKPLVNHDIVPWVNPFILHLSKTYERLFVMWAGPTPRITVTDPKLIKEVVNRHNEFQKPQANAFIDMFVTGLASYNGQKWDHHRKILNPAFHIEKIKRLYPAFCECCDEMINRWEDLVSKTGSCELDVADEFLNVGGDVISRAAFGSNIEEGRTIFILQKEQCDLILASPFTLFFPLLRFFPTESNRRARYIYKKVLSLIKGIIEKKEDAMRRGVSESDDILGLLLKGGLSTTEIIEECKEFYLAGQDTTTALLSWTLVALSMHPEWQDKARNEVFQVLGKNKPKFEDLNQLKIMNMIFQEVLRLYPALTLMRSTSKDTKLGEMTIPAGVQIFVPIYIAHRDPQVWGDDALIFNPNRFSEGVSKAAKEPLYFPFGWGPRMCIGNNFGMAEAKLVLSQILQRFWFKLSPSYVHAPQAILVMKPQYGAQIILNKL